One window from the genome of Alnus glutinosa chromosome 13, dhAlnGlut1.1, whole genome shotgun sequence encodes:
- the LOC133854528 gene encoding disease resistance protein RUN1-like: MDRQESQATSSARPCLKRKQDPEFEGQNQARKILVVEDPNRDVQSNSTATSASFSRPHWNYDVFLSFRGKDTRKNFTDHLYSALARVGIRTFRDDEELRRGKTISTELLNAIRGSRISIVVLSKGYASSRWCLDELVEIVHCRNTTGHTLLPLFYHVNPSDVRRQAGTFAEAFAKHEERFQTDMDRVRRWRVALTEAANCSGWNLSSLANGYESSFIEKIVAQVSCEVEPIGLNVARHPIGINCRVDQVKDLLNLGTSDVRIIGIYGMGGIGKTTITKAVYNQICYGFEGSSCLLNIKEISEQPNGLVRLQEQLLYDILKMKNLKIDSVDRGISLIEKRIHGKRVLVVLDDVDNIKQLHALVGNSKWFGPGSRVIATTRDEDMLIKLDVHGKYKVEELGEEESLQLFNLNAFGMRHVKEDFLELSIGAMKYCRGLPLALEVLGSFLLGRSVGEWKSKLEKLQKIPHHQIQEILRISLKSLDDSTMDVFLDIACFFVGMDKEYVINILNACGFFSVIGINILTQRSLVTIDYGNKLRMHDLIRDMGREIIREKSPNLPGKRSRLWFREDVLNVLRRHTVRGIFIYMYERMHLHSHIMSYVGIY, translated from the exons ATGGATCGGCAGGAGAGCCAAGCAACCAGCAGTGCGAGACCATGCTTGAAGCGGAAGCAGGATCCAGAATTTGAAGGCCAAAACCAGGCTCGCAAGATTCTCGTCGTCGAAGACCCAAACAGAGACG TGCAATCAAACTCAACCGCCACAAGTGCCTCCTTTTCCAGACCCCATTGGAATTATGACGTCTTCCTAAGTTTTAGAGGTAAAGATACCCGCAAGAACTTCACCGATCACCTCTACTCCGCTTTGGCACGAGTCGGAATTCGTACCTTTCGAGATGACGAGGAGCTTCGAAGAGGAAAGACCATCTCTACTGAGCTACTCAATGCAATTCGTGGATCGAGAATTTCCATTGTGGTATTGTCCAAAGGCTATGCTTCTTCTCGGTGGTGCCTTGATGAACTTGTGGAGATCGTGCATTGTAGGAATACCACAGGCCACActcttcttcctttattttatcACGTGAACCCCTCTGATGTCCGAAGACAAGCGGGAACTTTTGCTGAAGCGTTTGCTAAGCATGAAGAGCGGTTTCAGACCGATATGGACAGGGTGCGAAGGTGGAGAGTAGCTCTTACTGAGGCCGCAAATTGTTCTGGCTGGAATCTCTCGAGTCTTGCAAATGG GTATGAATCAAGCTTCATTGAGAAGATTGTTGCACAAGTTTCCTGTGAAGTGGAACCCATTGGCTTGAATGTTGCTAGACACCCAATAGGAATAAATTGTCGTGTTGATCAGGTTAAAGATTTATTAAATCTTGGAACAAGTGACGTTCGCATTATAGGCATTTATGGGATGGGTGGAATAGGTAAAACAACCATCACAAAAGCTGTCTATAACCAAATATGTTATGGGTTTGAAGGAAGTAGTTGTCttttaaacattaaagaaaTTTCAGAACAGCCTAATGGTTTAGTTCGATTACAAGAACAACTTCTTTatgatatattaaaaatgaagaatttGAAGATTGACAGTGTTGATCGAGGAATCAGTTTGATTGAGAAAAGAATTCATGGAAAAAGAGTTCTTGTTGTTCTTGATGACGTGGATAACATTAAGCAATTACACGCATTAGTCGGAAACTCAAAATGGTTTGGTCCGGGAAGTAGAGTCATTGCAACAACTAGAGATGAAGATATGCTAATTAAACTTGACGTACATGGAAAATATAAGGTTGAAGAATTGGGAGAGGAAGAGTCTCTTCAACTTTTCAATTTGAACGCCTTCGGCATGCGTCATGTAAAAGAAGATTTCTTGGAGCTTTCAATTGGTGCAATGAAGTATTGCAGAGGACTTCCATTAGCTCTTGAagttttgggttcttttttATTAGGAAGAAGTGTTGGTGAATGGAAAAGcaaattggaaaaattacaaaaaattccTCATCACCAAATTCAAGAAATACTTAGAATAAGTTTAAAATCACTAGATGATAGTACAATGGATGTATTTCTTGATATTGCATGTTTCTTTGTCGGTATGGATAAAGAATATGTCATCAATATACTTAATGCATGTGGTTTCTTTTCAGTTATTGGTATCAATATTCTCACTCAGAGATCCCTAGTGACAATTGATTACGGAAATAAGTTGAGGATGCATGATCTTATTCGAGATATGGGAAGGGAGATTATTCGTGAAAAGTCACCCAATTTGCCAGGAAAACGTAGTAGGTTGTGGTTTCGCGAGGATGTCTTAAATGTATTACGCAGGCATACGGTAAGAGGCATATTCATTTATATGTATGAACGAATGCACTTACACAGTCACATAATGTCTTATGTAGGTATATATTAG